The window CACTTGTCAAGTACTGCCGGGGGTACGTTTAATCGGACTCAATTCCAACATATTTGATGCAGAAGGCAAACAAATCGGACGTTTAGACGATCGTCAGATAGAATGGCTCAAGCAAGTTCTGGCTGAGGCGTCCGACGAATTGGTGCTGGTAATGGTGCATCATAACGTTGTGGAACATCTCCCCGGTCAATCTCGCCACTCACTAGGACGGCGATATATGTTGGAAAATGCACCGGAGTTGCTTTCCATATTGCGATCGGCTGGAGTCCAACTCGTGTTTACCGGACACTTGCACGTTCAGGATATCGCCCACAGCCAAGGCATATACGACATTACCACAGGTTCTCTAGTCAGTTATCCTCATCCTTATCGGATTTTAGATTTCCGTACCGATAAACTGGGTAGAAAATCGTTGCAAGTAGAGACGCATCGGATCGAATCGGTACCAGATTGGCCAACTTTACCGCAGATATCGCGAAAATGGATAGCCGATCGCAGTTTTCCCTTCATGCTCAGACTGCTCACCGAACCACCCTTAAGTTTACCTCGCGCCACAGCAGAGGAACTCGCGCCAAGTTTGCGCTATTTTTGGGCAGATATTGCTGGTGGTGATGCCACATTTGATTTCGCACATTTTCCACCTCAAGCGCGACGCTTTTTCGAGAGTTTTGGTGCGATTAGCAATAACGGTACACCTACCCCGATCGATAACCATGCCACGCTTTTGCTTTAGAATTTCTGTACATCTGGACTTTGAATAAATCAAAACATGACTGTCAGCGCGAGTTATCACTTTGATGAATTTGTCAGCAAACTTTTGGCTGATACTGTTGTAGCTGCCAAAAATATCAAAGATGCTCGTATTAAAAGTATGACTCTATGCCGCATAGCTCTCCACTATGCAAGATTTGAACAGCAAAATCAAGCTCTGGATATTTTATTTCAAGCTCTTAACACCGCTAAAGATATTAAACAATCAGGAAATCAAGTCAAAGCAATGGGCGAACTAGCAGGAATATGTCTGTTTGAGCCTGCACTGCAAAATCAAGTAGACGAAATATTAACTCAAGCTTTACAGGTTGCTCAAAATATAGGCAGTTCCCAAGAAAGAGATCTGGCGTTAGCAGAAATTGCCTTTCGTTACGCGAGCGCTGAAGAAAGCGCTCGGGCTATGCAAGTATTGGATTTGGTTGGAGAATCTTCAACCAAAAATTATGCAAAAAGCTGTTTCGATCGGAGTTTAATTGACTATTATATTGATTTGGGTAAACATGACCGAGCAATCGAATTAATTTCCGAATCGGAAACTATCTGTTCGGACGATAAATTGGCAATGCTTACATCAATATCTGTTGATTCCGCAGACTTAGAGCAGTTTGAGCTAGTCGATCGCGCTCTAACTCAAGCAATGCAAATACTTTTTAACTTAAATGATTGTAGGGAAAAAGTTTTATATTTGGCAGAAATAGCTGAGGGATATTCCCTCATAGGATACCGCGATCGAGCAATTCAGATACTGATGCAAGCCCTGGATGCAATCAAAAACATTCAAGAAGAAAACACAGAAGATAGAGCTTATATGTTGGCTAAGATTGCTGACGGATTCGCTCTAGCAGGTCAACCCGACTATGCCTTACAAATAGCTGAAACTATAGAAAATACTGAGCCAGCCTTATATTGGAAAGTCGATGCCTTAGATAAAA is drawn from Aerosakkonema funiforme FACHB-1375 and contains these coding sequences:
- a CDS encoding tetratricopeptide repeat protein; its protein translation is MTVSASYHFDEFVSKLLADTVVAAKNIKDARIKSMTLCRIALHYARFEQQNQALDILFQALNTAKDIKQSGNQVKAMGELAGICLFEPALQNQVDEILTQALQVAQNIGSSQERDLALAEIAFRYASAEESARAMQVLDLVGESSTKNYAKSCFDRSLIDYYIDLGKHDRAIELISESETICSDDKLAMLTSISVDSADLEQFELVDRALTQAMQILFNLNDCREKVLYLAEIAEGYSLIGYRDRAIQILMQALDAIKNIQEENTEDRAYMLAKIADGFALAGQPDYALQIAETIENTEPALYWKVDALDKIAGAYVEAGQIERANAALFEAFELANSMPNPNQQKAYSLIQMAEKSVKSSRIDRVAELLSQAFEITQSLKHSKEKYETQLSIVFWYKEAVLYDRALEIAIHIEDRSSRNKALNLLASSYIDAGKLEDAVQLLETIDDPVYRCEPYSKIAAKHTKSGQIKQGLEMFAKAVAIAKSIKNRRERQLGLIQVITSYMNNCECSYIVEIVEIVKTIKNASLETYLLTRIVYFYNQSGQETKVIYLYPQIVPKIERMKDSPAKTSFMAGIYSGYAKAGQYNQALDFVRKIKHPETKVQALLDIVDIYAAVNSH
- a CDS encoding metallophosphoesterase family protein yields the protein MGLNFRFAIVSDLHIALPHTIWDNPSRFHLVEVSIPALEIVLKHLEQLDLDFLLLPGDLTQHGEPDNHAWLQERLSQLPFPVYVVPGNHDVPSLHATEKAIAFADFPHYYRKFGYDNPAQLYYTCQVLPGVRLIGLNSNIFDAEGKQIGRLDDRQIEWLKQVLAEASDELVLVMVHHNVVEHLPGQSRHSLGRRYMLENAPELLSILRSAGVQLVFTGHLHVQDIAHSQGIYDITTGSLVSYPHPYRILDFRTDKLGRKSLQVETHRIESVPDWPTLPQISRKWIADRSFPFMLRLLTEPPLSLPRATAEELAPSLRYFWADIAGGDATFDFAHFPPQARRFFESFGAISNNGTPTPIDNHATLLL